One Sphingobacteruim zhuxiongii DNA window includes the following coding sequences:
- the dcd gene encoding dCTP deaminase codes for MILSDKRILEEIDNGTIVIEPFDRKCLGTNSYDVHLGKYLATYKDTELDAKKHNEIVHFEIPEEGFVLQPGMLYLGVTLEYTETHGHVPFLEGKSSTGRLGIDIHATAGKGDVGFCNTWTLEISVAQPVRVYASMPIGQLIYFVVEGDIETFYNSKGNAKYNNKTIRPVESMMWKNAF; via the coding sequence ATGATATTATCAGACAAAAGAATTTTAGAAGAAATCGACAACGGTACAATTGTTATTGAGCCCTTTGATCGCAAGTGCTTAGGCACAAATTCATACGACGTTCACTTAGGTAAATACCTAGCCACATATAAGGATACCGAACTAGATGCTAAAAAGCATAATGAGATCGTTCATTTCGAAATCCCAGAAGAAGGCTTTGTACTACAACCTGGTATGCTTTATCTTGGTGTTACTTTAGAATACACAGAAACACATGGACATGTCCCATTTTTGGAAGGTAAATCAAGTACTGGACGCTTAGGGATTGATATTCATGCCACTGCAGGTAAAGGGGATGTTGGTTTTTGTAACACATGGACGCTAGAGATATCCGTTGCTCAGCCCGTTCGTGTATATGCAAGCATGCCAATAGGACAACTCATCTATTTCGTTGTAGAGGGTGATATTGAAACATTCTACAATAGCAAAGGAAATGCAAAGTATAATAACAAAACGATTCGTCCTGTGGAGAGTATGATGTGGAAGAATGCATTTTAA
- a CDS encoding AI-2E family transporter: MSKNDVFSQKERNVIILIIVVILGGIILYATRGIFGAFLGTMVMYTLFRNLNIFLIEQWNWPKPASSIFLIILSIIIIVLPFVGIGKMLFDKAIELQQNPQWVKKIMDAVDHFVGDKLGQPDLLEKQLEASSSYLGGLLTSTLGGAANAFLVITVMYFILYFLFVNYKGFEGSLIHYLPFDDENAVAFGEELKNITYANIIGQTIIAIIQGACLALGFWIFGAKDPVFWGVICAILSFVPLLGPPLIFVPAALVLLANGQNWQGIGLLIWGFGLVINIDNVLRLIIAKKVGDIHPIITVIGVIIGIPLFGLMGLVYGPLLLAYFLIAVRIYKGNKRLSLKRDLLQDQVDELHS; the protein is encoded by the coding sequence ATGAGCAAAAATGATGTTTTCTCGCAGAAAGAGCGAAATGTGATTATCCTAATAATTGTTGTCATTTTAGGGGGTATCATCCTCTACGCGACGCGTGGCATTTTTGGAGCCTTTCTTGGTACCATGGTCATGTATACGCTTTTTCGTAACCTGAACATATTTCTGATCGAGCAATGGAACTGGCCAAAACCAGCATCTTCCATATTCCTTATTATTCTATCCATTATTATCATTGTCCTCCCTTTTGTCGGCATTGGGAAAATGCTGTTCGATAAAGCCATAGAGTTGCAACAGAATCCGCAATGGGTAAAGAAAATAATGGATGCCGTCGATCATTTTGTTGGGGATAAATTAGGGCAACCTGACTTATTGGAAAAACAACTCGAGGCAAGCTCTAGTTACCTGGGAGGCTTGTTAACCTCGACACTTGGTGGTGCTGCAAATGCCTTCCTTGTCATCACGGTTATGTATTTCATCCTGTATTTCCTATTTGTTAATTATAAGGGTTTTGAGGGGAGTTTAATCCATTACTTGCCATTCGATGACGAGAATGCTGTAGCGTTTGGAGAAGAGCTTAAAAACATCACCTACGCCAATATTATTGGCCAAACAATTATTGCGATTATTCAAGGAGCTTGTCTTGCGCTTGGTTTTTGGATTTTCGGCGCCAAGGATCCTGTTTTTTGGGGCGTTATATGTGCTATTCTATCCTTCGTTCCCTTATTAGGACCTCCCTTGATATTTGTACCTGCCGCGTTAGTTTTGTTGGCTAATGGACAGAATTGGCAAGGGATAGGACTCTTGATTTGGGGATTCGGACTGGTAATTAATATTGACAATGTACTGCGATTAATCATCGCCAAAAAGGTAGGAGATATTCATCCGATCATCACGGTCATCGGAGTTATTATTGGTATCCCGCTATTTGGGCTGATGGGATTGGTTTACGGCCCCCTACTATTAGCTTACTTTTTAATTGCTGTTCGGATTTACAAAGGGAATAAGCGCTTGTCCTTGAAAAGAGACCTTTTGCAAGATCAAGTCGATGAGCTACATAGTTAA
- the nuoL gene encoding NADH-quinone oxidoreductase subunit L — protein MIELIWAIPLIPFLGFVIVGLLRDKFPNPLISIIGCGVILISFLLSCGVFKEVYAARQLGEDGIFIKEIFNWFTVGNFSVDIKFLVDPLSSIMLLIITGVGFLIHLYSACYMAGDPGFGKYFAYLNLFVFFMLLLVLGSNYLVMFIGWEGVGLCSYLLIGFWYKNSTYAKAAKKAFVMNRIGDLGFLIAMFFILFNFGTLEYGAVFTEAGKLPMGDITLLTITLLLFVAATGKSAQIPLFTWLPDAMAGPTPVSALIHAATMVTAGIYMIARSNIMFTLSPVTMQIIAIIGIATALIAAFIAITQNDIKKVLAYSTVSQLGYMFLGLGVGAFTGAFFHVLTHAFFKALLFLGAGSVIHAMSNDQDMRSMGGLKKFMPITYVTMLLGTIAIAGIPPLSGFFSKDEILAHAFVANPVYWVLGLLGALCTAFYMFRLLYLTFFGEFRGTAEQKHHLHESPWQMTVPLIVLAVLSVVGGLLNIPEALGGGHWLANFLSPVFKQTNAIVEPFHMEHSTEFILMGASAVGAIVMAIFAYNKYVKKNDIPLADADAPSTGLYNLSYQKLYIDQIYNTLFVRPLNALSKFLLRIVELSGIDGIVNGIGDMFVSSGKGIRQLQSGHVGFYIFMMVIGVIAIMLYGLFTV, from the coding sequence ATGATAGAATTAATTTGGGCCATACCATTAATTCCCTTTTTAGGATTCGTGATTGTGGGATTGTTGAGAGACAAATTTCCAAATCCACTGATTTCCATAATTGGTTGCGGTGTTATCCTGATCTCGTTTTTGTTAAGCTGCGGGGTTTTCAAAGAAGTGTATGCAGCTAGACAGTTAGGCGAGGATGGGATTTTTATTAAAGAGATATTCAATTGGTTTACTGTTGGAAACTTTAGTGTAGATATTAAATTCTTGGTGGATCCTTTAAGTTCCATCATGTTGCTGATCATTACGGGGGTGGGATTCTTAATCCATTTGTATTCGGCTTGTTATATGGCTGGTGATCCAGGATTTGGAAAATACTTTGCCTATTTGAATCTGTTCGTTTTCTTCATGTTATTGTTGGTTTTAGGATCAAATTACTTGGTGATGTTTATCGGGTGGGAAGGCGTAGGACTATGTTCCTACCTCTTAATCGGTTTTTGGTATAAGAACTCCACTTATGCGAAAGCGGCGAAGAAAGCTTTTGTAATGAATAGGATTGGAGACTTAGGATTCTTAATTGCTATGTTTTTCATCTTGTTCAACTTTGGAACATTGGAATACGGAGCTGTATTTACGGAAGCGGGCAAATTACCAATGGGTGATATCACATTATTAACCATTACTTTATTGCTGTTTGTTGCTGCGACAGGTAAATCAGCACAAATACCATTATTTACATGGCTACCGGATGCGATGGCGGGACCTACACCGGTTTCGGCTTTAATACACGCTGCGACGATGGTAACAGCAGGGATTTATATGATTGCTCGCTCGAACATCATGTTTACACTTTCGCCTGTGACGATGCAGATTATCGCCATCATTGGTATCGCAACGGCATTAATAGCCGCATTTATTGCCATAACACAAAACGATATAAAGAAAGTTCTTGCTTATTCAACGGTATCTCAACTTGGTTATATGTTCTTAGGCTTAGGTGTTGGGGCATTTACAGGAGCGTTTTTCCACGTATTAACTCACGCATTCTTTAAGGCATTACTATTCTTAGGAGCAGGTTCTGTTATTCACGCGATGAGTAACGATCAAGATATGCGTTCTATGGGCGGCTTGAAGAAGTTTATGCCGATTACTTATGTAACGATGTTATTAGGTACGATTGCAATAGCAGGAATTCCTCCACTCTCGGGTTTCTTTTCTAAAGATGAGATCTTAGCACATGCTTTTGTTGCCAACCCTGTGTACTGGGTATTAGGATTATTAGGTGCTCTATGTACAGCTTTCTATATGTTTAGATTGCTTTATCTGACCTTTTTTGGTGAATTTAGAGGTACTGCGGAGCAAAAACATCACTTGCATGAATCTCCTTGGCAGATGACTGTTCCTTTAATTGTATTGGCAGTTTTATCTGTAGTTGGTGGATTGTTAAACATTCCTGAAGCCTTAGGTGGTGGACATTGGTTAGCAAACTTTTTAAGTCCAGTATTCAAACAAACAAATGCAATTGTGGAACCATTCCACATGGAACATTCGACAGAATTTATCCTAATGGGAGCTTCTGCGGTCGGCGCTATTGTGATGGCTATATTTGCTTACAACAAATACGTAAAGAAGAATGATATTCCGTTGGCGGATGCAGATGCACCATCGACAGGATTGTATAATTTATCTTATCAAAAACTATACATCGATCAAATTTACAATACCCTATTTGTTCGCCCATTAAATGCGCTATCCAAATTTTTACTGCGTATCGTTGAGCTTTCGGGCATAGACGGTATAGTGAATGGGATTGGTGATATGTTTGTCTCTTCTGGAAAAGGAATTAGACAATTACAAAGTGGACATGTTGGATTTTATATTTTCATGATGGTGATAGGTGTTATCGCAATCATGCTTTATGGATTATTTACCGTCTAG
- a CDS encoding NADH-quinone oxidoreductase subunit N — translation MGAIITLSLLGILILYLGLFKAKNALLPVSILGLLGALAFELYYWNIEAVTLYKGMVLFDHFALSFSIVCISLTILILFLSKEYFNSFSDNIAEYYTLIIFSLTGALLVSSYHNFAMLFIGLEIMSVALYILVGIRRKDKASNEASLKYFLMGAFSTGFLLFGITLMYGATGTFDLTALKEYIVANPTGISPLFYGGILLMLVGLCFKVGVAPFHFWTPDVYDGAPILITSFMSTVVKIASFAGFLRLFSTVLVPLNEFWTPILLTIVIITLFVGNISALMQTSFKRMMAYSSISHAGYMLFAILSIGATSASGILTYAVAYGLSSIIAFGALILVKRHIGSDQFESFNGLGKKNPGLAFAITIAMLSLAGIPLTAGFIGKFMMFSNVMNDYHTVLLILAAINAAIGIFYYFRIIVHMYFMKSEEESQVQLPVNFQFVFGLAVILTIVIGIYPDLIIRLI, via the coding sequence ATGGGTGCTATTATTACGCTTTCTTTATTAGGTATTCTTATTTTGTATTTAGGCTTGTTTAAAGCAAAGAATGCATTATTACCTGTAAGTATTCTAGGACTCCTAGGAGCATTGGCGTTTGAATTATATTATTGGAATATCGAAGCGGTGACATTATATAAGGGCATGGTCTTATTTGATCATTTCGCCTTATCATTCTCTATTGTATGTATCAGCCTGACTATTCTCATTCTATTTCTGTCTAAGGAGTACTTCAATAGTTTCTCCGATAATATTGCAGAATACTACACATTAATTATCTTCTCGCTAACAGGAGCACTTCTGGTAAGTTCTTACCACAACTTTGCGATGCTGTTCATTGGGTTAGAGATTATGTCTGTCGCACTTTATATCCTTGTTGGTATTCGAAGAAAAGATAAAGCCTCGAATGAAGCGTCCTTAAAATATTTCCTTATGGGGGCATTCTCTACGGGTTTCTTATTGTTTGGAATAACCCTCATGTATGGAGCGACAGGAACCTTCGATTTAACAGCTTTAAAAGAATATATTGTAGCAAATCCAACAGGTATATCACCTTTGTTTTATGGTGGTATCTTATTAATGCTTGTTGGCTTATGTTTCAAGGTCGGTGTGGCACCTTTTCACTTTTGGACACCCGATGTATATGATGGAGCGCCTATTTTAATTACGAGCTTTATGAGTACAGTAGTGAAGATTGCTTCATTTGCTGGATTTTTACGCTTATTCAGTACGGTATTAGTACCATTGAATGAATTCTGGACGCCTATCTTGCTGACTATAGTAATTATCACTTTGTTCGTTGGAAACATATCTGCGTTGATGCAAACAAGTTTCAAGCGTATGATGGCATACTCTAGTATTTCACATGCTGGATACATGCTATTCGCGATCCTTTCCATTGGTGCAACCTCTGCGTCTGGGATTCTTACCTACGCAGTTGCTTATGGACTTTCCTCGATTATAGCCTTTGGTGCACTTATCTTGGTGAAACGTCATATCGGATCAGATCAATTTGAATCCTTTAACGGGCTCGGAAAGAAAAACCCTGGCTTAGCATTCGCAATCACAATAGCGATGTTATCGTTAGCCGGTATTCCACTAACTGCGGGCTTTATTGGTAAGTTTATGATGTTTAGTAATGTGATGAACGATTACCATACCGTATTATTAATTTTAGCAGCTATAAATGCAGCGATTGGTATATTCTACTACTTCCGAATTATTGTACATATGTACTTTATGAAATCAGAAGAAGAATCACAAGTACAACTTCCAGTCAACTTTCAATTTGTATTCGGATTGGCAGTGATCTTAACCATTGTAATTGGTATTTATCCGGACCTTATTATTCGATTAATTTAA
- a CDS encoding enoyl-CoA hydratase/isomerase family protein, which translates to MSYENVLLTHKGFTTYVTINRESKLNALNYDTIAELKTVFTALKQDENTRGVILTGAGAKAFVAGADIQEFVGKSDEQAMELSVFGHELMDMLANFPKPIIAAINGFALGGGLELALACHIRIAAETAKMGLPEVSLGLIPGYGGTQRLTQLVGRGKALEMILTGDMIDVKDAYQWGLVNKVVAQDELLDAAQALLDKMYQRSKSAIANAIHAVNAGMEKAINGYQIEIESFGKSFGSEDFNEGVSAFLEKRKPNF; encoded by the coding sequence ATGAGCTACGAAAATGTATTACTAACCCATAAAGGATTTACCACCTACGTGACGATCAATCGTGAGTCTAAACTCAACGCTTTAAATTACGATACGATTGCTGAGTTGAAAACTGTATTTACAGCATTGAAACAAGATGAGAATACACGCGGTGTAATCTTGACTGGTGCTGGGGCAAAGGCCTTCGTTGCAGGGGCAGATATTCAGGAGTTTGTAGGTAAATCGGATGAACAAGCGATGGAACTCTCCGTATTTGGACATGAACTAATGGACATGCTTGCCAATTTCCCCAAACCAATCATTGCCGCGATTAACGGATTTGCACTTGGAGGAGGGCTTGAGCTTGCTTTAGCTTGTCATATCCGCATTGCTGCTGAAACTGCAAAAATGGGATTGCCAGAAGTATCGTTAGGCTTGATTCCCGGATATGGAGGAACACAACGCCTCACGCAACTCGTAGGTCGTGGAAAAGCATTGGAAATGATTTTGACAGGGGATATGATTGATGTGAAAGATGCTTATCAATGGGGGCTAGTGAATAAAGTGGTTGCTCAAGACGAACTATTAGATGCCGCCCAAGCATTACTTGATAAGATGTATCAACGCTCGAAATCGGCTATTGCTAACGCTATTCATGCGGTAAACGCAGGAATGGAGAAAGCCATAAATGGCTATCAAATAGAGATCGAAAGTTTCGGAAAGAGCTTTGGTTCGGAAGATTTCAACGAAGGTGTATCTGCATTTCTAGAGAAAAGAAAACCAAATTTCTAA
- the nuoK gene encoding NADH-quinone oxidoreductase subunit NuoK, whose amino-acid sequence MDSLIQNMQGIPLNHYLIFCSIIFAIGVTGVLIRRNVIIIMMSIELMLNSVNLLLAAFSAYRGDPSGQVFVFFIMALAAAEVAVGLAIIIMVYRNTKSVDIESLSKLRW is encoded by the coding sequence ATGGATAGTCTTATTCAAAATATGCAGGGGATACCCCTAAATCATTATTTGATTTTCTGCAGTATTATTTTTGCGATTGGAGTAACTGGTGTGCTCATCCGTCGTAATGTCATCATTATTATGATGTCAATTGAGCTCATGTTGAACTCAGTAAACTTATTATTGGCCGCTTTTTCCGCTTATCGTGGAGATCCTAGCGGGCAAGTATTCGTATTCTTTATCATGGCTTTAGCAGCGGCAGAAGTAGCTGTAGGTCTAGCTATTATCATTATGGTATATAGGAATACGAAATCGGTGGATATAGAGTCCTTAAGTAAATTAAGGTGGTAA
- a CDS encoding 4'-phosphopantetheinyl transferase superfamily protein, giving the protein MALAYLKEIDQESRIALWKIEESEAELLAHLQLDEQEQKKLSSLAKGKRTLHWLATRVLLRYLLQTKEYINCPSDANGKPYLPDYPYEISLTHSYDYAGVMLSSKGYCGIDLEIVKDKVLRIQDKFLKPQELAFIKPDEQINQLYACWCAKEAVYKLQGNKGVFFLHNITIDPFVYTAQGVMTAHLDKEGEISSFQVYYERFNEYMLGYVVA; this is encoded by the coding sequence ATGGCATTAGCATATTTAAAAGAGATTGACCAAGAGAGTCGCATTGCTTTATGGAAGATTGAAGAGAGTGAAGCAGAACTGCTAGCCCACTTACAACTCGATGAGCAAGAACAAAAGAAGCTGAGTAGTTTGGCAAAAGGTAAACGCACCTTGCACTGGCTAGCTACGCGTGTACTTCTACGTTATCTCTTGCAAACCAAGGAATATATCAATTGTCCCTCGGATGCGAATGGTAAACCCTATCTTCCAGATTACCCTTATGAAATTTCACTAACGCACTCCTACGATTATGCTGGCGTGATGCTAAGTAGCAAAGGCTATTGTGGTATCGATTTGGAGATTGTTAAAGACAAGGTTCTTCGTATTCAAGATAAATTTTTGAAACCTCAAGAACTTGCTTTTATCAAGCCCGACGAACAGATAAATCAACTCTATGCATGCTGGTGCGCCAAGGAGGCTGTTTACAAACTTCAGGGAAATAAAGGTGTATTTTTTCTACATAATATCACCATTGATCCGTTCGTATATACCGCGCAGGGCGTAATGACAGCACACCTAGATAAGGAAGGTGAAATTAGCAGCTTCCAAGTCTATTATGAGCGATTTAATGAATATATGCTTGGCTACGTTGTCGCTTAA
- a CDS encoding complex I subunit 4 family protein yields MDNLFILLFLPVLSAIILAFIKSSSARWAALLLSLIQLGLTVPFLCNFIPDASVQFAQSFTWIESLGIKFQIGIDGISLPMLILTNGLIPLIILASFAHNKSGNFYALISFMQAGLVLVFISLDAFSFYVGWEAALIPIYFICALWGDGDRIRVNLKFFIYTFFGSLLMLIAIIYLYQQTGTNDLSWSTLTSLKLTESAQTWVFWAFFIAFAIKIPLFPLHTWQPDTYTHAPAAGTMLLSGIMLKMGLFGLLRWLLPLVPNAVAQYGTLAMTLSIIGVVYGSLIAFKLNDAKRLIAYSSIAHVGLISAGIFSLTQEGIQGAIIQMVNHGISVVGLFFVIDIIQQRTGSRNFADLGGLASRMPILATCFLIIIMGAIGLPLTNGFIGEFLLLKGIFAYPVNGVWFAVFGGTTLILGAVYMLRLFQKTMLGNISDSNVQVKDINGVEVLVLVLIVALVIVIGILPNMLLNISEASVSQLLQQIK; encoded by the coding sequence ATGGATAACCTTTTTATACTGCTGTTTTTACCGGTTTTAAGTGCTATAATCCTAGCATTTATCAAGTCATCATCTGCAAGATGGGCAGCATTGCTTTTGTCTTTAATACAACTGGGATTGACTGTCCCTTTCCTATGTAACTTTATCCCGGATGCAAGCGTACAATTCGCGCAATCATTCACGTGGATAGAAAGTTTGGGAATCAAGTTTCAAATCGGAATAGATGGAATTAGCCTACCGATGCTCATTTTGACTAATGGTTTAATTCCGCTAATCATACTCGCAAGCTTTGCGCATAACAAATCTGGTAATTTCTATGCCTTGATTTCTTTTATGCAAGCAGGCTTGGTGTTGGTATTTATTTCACTGGATGCTTTTTCATTCTACGTAGGATGGGAAGCTGCCTTAATCCCGATTTATTTTATTTGCGCATTATGGGGTGATGGAGATCGTATTCGTGTCAATTTAAAATTCTTTATCTATACGTTCTTTGGAAGTTTATTGATGCTAATTGCGATTATCTATTTATATCAACAAACCGGAACGAACGACCTTTCCTGGTCGACTTTAACGAGCCTCAAATTAACCGAGAGTGCTCAAACATGGGTTTTCTGGGCATTCTTTATCGCCTTTGCTATTAAAATTCCTTTATTTCCATTGCATACATGGCAGCCGGATACATATACTCATGCTCCAGCGGCAGGAACGATGTTGTTGTCTGGTATTATGCTTAAGATGGGTTTATTTGGTTTACTGAGATGGTTATTACCATTGGTACCCAATGCAGTTGCTCAGTACGGAACTTTAGCGATGACTCTAAGTATAATTGGGGTTGTATATGGTTCTTTAATTGCATTCAAATTGAACGACGCAAAACGTCTTATAGCATATTCTTCCATAGCGCACGTAGGTTTGATTTCAGCAGGTATATTCTCATTAACACAAGAGGGTATACAAGGTGCTATCATCCAAATGGTAAATCATGGTATTTCTGTTGTTGGATTATTCTTTGTTATAGATATTATTCAGCAGCGTACGGGCTCGAGAAACTTCGCTGACTTAGGTGGGCTAGCATCACGTATGCCGATTTTAGCTACTTGCTTTTTGATTATTATCATGGGAGCAATCGGATTACCACTAACCAATGGATTTATTGGAGAGTTCCTATTGTTAAAGGGAATCTTTGCATATCCAGTTAACGGTGTATGGTTTGCGGTATTCGGAGGGACTACACTAATTTTAGGTGCGGTTTATATGTTGCGTTTATTTCAAAAGACCATGCTTGGAAATATATCTGACAGCAATGTACAAGTAAAAGATATTAACGGAGTAGAAGTATTAGTATTAGTACTAATCGTTGCATTGGTAATTGTAATCGGTATCTTGCCGAATATGTTATTGAATATTTCAGAAGCATCGGTAAGTCAATTATTACAACAAATTAAATAG
- a CDS encoding DUF5686 and carboxypeptidase-like regulatory domain-containing protein yields MRIVRLLCLLFFGLFITLSNNAVVYAQSPISGRVIDKDTKEPLAGATILSIKDQQATSTDSLGRFTLQLKAGEYKVEVRAMGYKVLHKTISTADTAITLLMDDEANTLEAISITHRGKYRNRNNKAVELIDLVVKHKQQNRLKGKDSLSFEQYDKLKFGMVNPKPMFKLGLSDLNFFFNNLDTTQYKDKKLLTIFMEESNAKVYNKKNPSKYKKLVYSQKQTEFDKRYINNHNIQSYLNYVFQPIDVYDESIFILNKQFLSPIADNGKVFYKYYILDTIFNKEGYFIQLAFEPRNATDLLFKGKLQVSMDGSYAVKKAFLSIDKEANINWVNQGELTFHYRKNEEGIMLLDTAHAFISFGTKRGDAVFADRLSVHTDYQLPATIPDGAFQGAPIELQPQAKLIATKRPVELSSFEKATYQNIEQLNNKQSFKTMLGLGYLIAQGYYNLGKFELGPLEYLYSRNNIEGNRIRIGGRTTQDLTNKAFFEGYLAYGMDDQKLKYYLRSAVSLNGESVVTFPAHYIEGTVQSDIMEPGQQLAFLKGDSFFRSIRKNRPTKWFDTQGYQLQHVIEFGNHLSLTTGFTHQSRNTVGDLRLVNSGNPELLVTEVNTNEAHVDLRWAPYEKFYYRNLTRRTIKEKYPVFNVKYTRSLDGFWNTSYAYEKLSLAASKRFFLNQLGFADVKLTGGKIWGTLPYTLLEMPNVKQPDDRHAIDYSMMNQMEFAADQYLKFGFSHELQGFLFNKIPLLKKLNLREIWGANMFYGKMSDRNNPYISNDVVEFDKNNEGQILTQILNTAPYWEGSVGIDNILNFLRVEYVKRLTYQGLPNGEKERVRVSININF; encoded by the coding sequence ATGCGGATTGTAAGATTACTATGTTTATTGTTCTTCGGATTATTTATTACCCTAAGCAACAATGCTGTCGTATATGCACAATCGCCGATTAGCGGAAGGGTAATAGATAAGGATACGAAGGAACCCCTTGCTGGAGCCACGATTCTTTCGATAAAAGATCAACAGGCAACATCTACAGATTCCCTTGGGCGATTTACCCTACAGCTGAAAGCTGGAGAGTATAAGGTCGAAGTGCGCGCGATGGGGTATAAAGTGTTGCATAAAACCATCAGTACGGCAGATACAGCCATAACTTTATTGATGGATGACGAAGCGAATACGCTTGAAGCCATTTCCATAACACATCGTGGAAAATATAGAAATAGAAACAATAAGGCTGTTGAACTAATTGATCTCGTTGTTAAACATAAACAGCAAAATCGATTAAAGGGAAAGGATAGTTTGTCTTTTGAGCAATACGATAAGCTCAAATTCGGAATGGTGAATCCTAAACCCATGTTCAAATTAGGGCTTTCTGACCTGAATTTTTTCTTCAATAACTTAGATACCACTCAGTATAAAGATAAGAAGCTACTCACCATCTTCATGGAAGAGAGCAACGCCAAAGTATACAACAAGAAAAATCCATCCAAGTATAAGAAATTAGTTTACAGCCAAAAGCAAACAGAGTTTGATAAGCGATATATCAACAACCACAATATCCAATCTTATTTGAACTATGTTTTTCAGCCGATTGACGTCTACGACGAGAGTATCTTTATTCTCAATAAACAGTTTTTAAGTCCTATTGCTGACAATGGGAAAGTATTCTACAAATACTACATTCTAGATACCATATTCAATAAAGAAGGTTATTTCATTCAGTTAGCTTTTGAACCTAGGAACGCTACGGATCTCTTGTTCAAAGGAAAGCTTCAAGTAAGTATGGATGGAAGCTATGCAGTAAAGAAGGCTTTTTTATCCATCGATAAAGAGGCGAATATCAACTGGGTGAATCAAGGAGAGTTGACTTTTCACTACCGCAAGAATGAAGAAGGAATCATGTTACTCGATACTGCACATGCTTTTATATCGTTTGGTACTAAACGAGGTGATGCGGTTTTTGCAGATCGCCTGAGTGTACATACTGATTATCAGTTGCCAGCAACAATCCCTGATGGCGCGTTTCAAGGGGCTCCCATCGAATTGCAACCGCAAGCAAAACTTATCGCAACAAAGCGCCCCGTCGAGCTCAGCTCTTTTGAAAAGGCAACTTATCAGAATATTGAACAACTCAATAATAAACAGAGTTTTAAGACGATGCTAGGCTTAGGCTACTTAATAGCGCAAGGTTATTACAACTTAGGCAAATTCGAGCTTGGACCGCTTGAATACTTGTATAGCAGAAATAATATTGAAGGAAATCGAATTCGTATTGGTGGTCGAACCACTCAAGATTTAACAAATAAAGCTTTTTTTGAAGGCTACTTAGCGTATGGCATGGATGACCAAAAGCTGAAGTATTATCTCCGCTCAGCGGTTTCCTTAAATGGCGAGTCTGTCGTGACTTTCCCGGCTCACTACATCGAAGGAACAGTTCAAAGCGATATTATGGAGCCTGGACAGCAATTAGCATTCTTGAAAGGAGATAGTTTTTTTCGATCGATTCGAAAAAATAGACCTACAAAGTGGTTTGATACACAGGGATATCAACTTCAGCATGTAATCGAATTTGGTAACCACTTAAGCTTAACCACAGGCTTTACCCATCAAAGTAGAAACACAGTAGGCGATTTGCGTTTGGTAAATTCAGGAAACCCTGAATTATTAGTAACGGAAGTGAATACGAATGAGGCGCATGTGGATTTAAGATGGGCACCCTATGAAAAATTCTACTATAGAAACTTAACAAGAAGGACGATCAAAGAAAAATACCCCGTTTTCAACGTTAAATATACGCGAAGTTTAGATGGCTTTTGGAATACAAGTTATGCCTATGAAAAGCTATCCCTTGCGGCTTCTAAACGGTTTTTCTTAAATCAATTGGGATTTGCCGATGTAAAATTAACAGGAGGAAAGATTTGGGGAACTTTACCTTATACACTACTTGAGATGCCGAATGTGAAGCAACCAGATGATCGACACGCAATTGATTATAGCATGATGAACCAAATGGAATTCGCAGCAGATCAATACCTGAAATTTGGCTTTTCACATGAATTGCAGGGATTTCTATTTAACAAGATTCCACTTCTTAAAAAATTAAACTTAAGGGAGATTTGGGGAGCCAATATGTTTTATGGAAAGATGAGTGATCGTAATAACCCTTATATTAGTAATGATGTCGTTGAATTTGATAAAAATAACGAAGGACAAATTTTAACACAGATTTTAAATACCGCTCCATACTGGGAAGGTTCTGTCGGAATTGACAATATCCTAAATTTTTTGAGGGTTGAGTATGTGAAACGATTAACCTACCAGGGTTTACCAAATGGGGAAAAGGAAAGAGTTAGAGTATCTATTAACATCAATTTTTAA